In a single window of the Lineus longissimus chromosome 4, tnLinLong1.2, whole genome shotgun sequence genome:
- the LOC135485918 gene encoding sister chromatid cohesion protein DCC1-like: protein MADIEIESEQSELELSELGPIDLVNKLLGFAKLDKTDVQPTIQSLYFSSELDNDKYRFLELDDDMVGQLKTGERLLIKGEKHESAVLCTKSKTYDVKEADTSNSLLLLPSCSYGDGKDEGEQNIVEQEVTSVLRKYLELKPCKPRLKKLRDLLEQNPYLGRLEESENEMEKYTYDDILDLIQASEEEIQSGLKQAQACIIDGYVRILDHEFLSKVITSIEDLISENSWSLDYVPLQECCNTLETLYHRDVITSVLKTYGEPLETTEVDTGTGGVYRISEEMISRHYATLLLKNTGKFNLKEFISTWQASVPEGMKTDLSMLKGLALIDRSSKPEVVWYFPSTDVPEEINERFNFLFKTKEKWALDEITPYILDLTTERLSVNGLLTKFCRASTQGGVKVYNSRRPIS, encoded by the exons ATGGCGGACATTGAAATTGAATCGGAGCAATCGGAGCTCGAATTGAGTGAATTAGG GCCAATAGATCTTGTCAATAAACTTCTTGGGTTTGCTAAACTTGACAAGACTGATGTTCAGCCCACCATCCAGAGTCTTTACTTCTCATCAGAACTAGACAATGATAAATACAGGTTTCTTGAACTCGATGATGATATGGTTGGGCAGCTGAAGACTGGAGAGAG GTTATTGATTAAGGGTGAAAAACATGAAAGTGCTGTGCTGTGCACAAAGAGTAAAACATATGACGTGAAGGAGGCAGACAcatcaaattctttattacttTTACCATCCTGTAGTTATGGAGACGGAAAAGATGAAGGTGAACAAAATATAGTTGAACAAGAG GTTACGTCTGTACTTCGGAAATATCTCGAATTGAAGCCATGCAAACCTCGGCTAAAAAAGCTACGAGATTTGTTGGAACAAAATCCATACCTCGGCAGATTAGaagaaagtgaaaatgaaatggaaaag TACACTTATGATGACATCTTAGATCTGATTCAAGCAAGCGAGGAAGAGATCCAGAGTGGCCTGAAACAAGCTCAGGCATGTATAATAGATG GATATGTCCGAATTTTAGACCATGAGTTCCTTAGTAAAGTGATCACAAGCATAGAGGATTTGATCAGTGAAAATTCTTGGAGCCTAGATTATGTGCCGTTGCAGGAATGCTGCAATACACTGGAAACACTTTATCACAG AGATGTAATAACAAGTGTGTTGAAGACTTATGGTGAACCACTGGAAACAACTGAGGTAGACACTG GTACTGGTGGTGTCTACAGAATCAGTGAAGAAATGATTTCCAGACATTACGCTACATTACTACTAAAGAACACAGGAAAA tttaaTCTAAAGGAATTTATATCCACTTGGCAAGCAAGTGTACCAGAAGGAATGAAGACAGATCTCTCCATGTTGAAA GGTTTGGCACTGATAGACAGAAGTAGCAAACCTGAAGTTGTTTGGTACTTTCCCTCAACAGATGTCCCTGAAGAAATTAATGAAAG GTTCAATTTCCTcttcaaaacaaaagaaaagtgGGCCCTTGATGAAATCACCCCCTATATTCT GGATTTGACGACTGAGAGGTTGAGCGTGAATGGCCTACTCACAAAGTTCTGCCGGGCATCGACACAAGGGGGTGTGAAAGTTTACAACTCGCGGAGGCCTATTTCATGA
- the LOC135485917 gene encoding uridylate-specific endoribonuclease C-like: MFKYNYVGVLLLSIFVANVVIVTGIGSTSSCRGKCGSAYASIRPCQCNTDCAKYSNCCSDYTRICGASTGTSSGPDTTKCWDRCDTNYDQNLPCQCNNLCQKHNNCCPDYAVFCTSGTVAPLQTVTDGEISQLATLLTSLDVNAPSQSDYRLDRQSHISNADDKTDPSPNKLFSFVNEGALFSKATYATFIKLLDNYNPYYGQTESSTTTESNEEQGFIQAIMKTQVMQKAWSFLKTKGYSSARQTDFENQLKQLWFKKYSRKYGVMDSSGFEHVFVGEINTGTSEVSGLHNWVQFYLQEKAGKANYAGYFSYTANKVTIKFTWLNKWKPFGGFFVGTSPEWELAMSTVCFLLRPNGKCEFQMNGRTQEITSYDYHGHSDLIATAYPTN, translated from the exons ATGTTCAAGTACAATTATGTCGGTGTGCTGCTGCTCAGCATATTTGTCGCCAATGTGGTGATTGTCACAG GGATCGGCTCCACATCCAGTTGCCGGGGTAAATGTGGTTCCGCTTACGCCTCAATCCGACCATGCCAGTGCAACACAGACTGTGCTAAATACAGCAACTGTTGTTCCGATTACACCAGAATTTGTGGTGCGTCGACTGGCACAAGTTCTGGACCCGACACAACTAAATGCTGGGATCGGTGTGACACCAACTATGACCAGAACCTCCCCTGCCAATGCAACAACCTTTGCCAGAAACATAACAACTGCTGCCCTGATTACGCTGTATTCTGCACATCTGGGACTGTTGCTCCCCTACAGACAGTGACTGATGGTGAGATAAGTCAACTTGCTACCCTGCTGACGAGCTTGGATGTGAATGCCCCTTCTCAGAGTGATTATCGCTTGGACCGACAGAGCCACATCAGTAATGCTGACGACAAGACGGACCCTTCTCCTAACAA GCTATTTTCCTTTGTGAATGAGGGAGCACTCTTCTCCAAAGCCACCTACGCCACTTTCATTAAACTCCTTGACAACTACAACCCCTACTATGGCCAAACGGAATCTAGTACCACAACTGAAAGCAATGAGGAACAGGGATTCATCCAAGCCATCATGAAGACCCAAGTGATGCAGAAGGCGTGGAGCTTCCTGAAGACCAAAG GGTACTCCAGTGCCAGACAAACTGACTTCGAGAATCAACTGAAGCAACTTTGGTTCAAAAAGTACTCAAGGAAGTATGGTGTGATGGATTCAAGTGGGTTCGAACACGTTTTCGTTGGAGAAATCAACACTGGTACCAGCGAGGTCTCGGGCTTACACAACTGGGTCCAGTTTTACCTGCAGGAAAAGGCAGGGAAGGCCAACTATGCTGGTTACTTTAGCTACACG gCCAACAAAGTAACAATCAAGTTTACCTGGCTGAATAAATGGAAACCATTTGGTGGCTTCTTTGTTGGCACGAGTCCAGAATGGGAGCTTGCCATGAGTACCGTCTGTTTCCTCCTGCGACCAAACGGCAAATGTGAATTCCAAATGAACGGTCGCACACAAGAAATCACAAGTTACGACTACCATGGACACAGTGACCTAATAGCAACTGCATACCCAACTAATTAG